Proteins encoded within one genomic window of Alcanivorax sp. REN37:
- a CDS encoding YhdP family protein: MSRCLGLLTLVGVLALVLYVLLARQLMVMLPDFKDVLEQQLSNQLRTPVRIAALSGHMDGITPVFDLQGLAVQSATGSGPPLAVQRLSLAVDVPRSLWARSLALRQLWISGLALHLERDPEGHVRLYGVEALDGGSGNLDTLLDVLYRQQRVVLDDVQARLDWPGLPPLRADDLSLALVKHGNQRQLAVRFSAVDQPFSADLRLRLDGEPRQLSELAGDGYLELSGEQLEYWLPEQWPLPVAPVSAAGRVELWGQLREGRLLAGSGRFSTHGVTLTHTDADADWTLEQLDAEFDLRTLARGGYQLTVQHLSGRTREQGELSLGPVALWWDGRVDQQFGWQLRTGSISATAVRDQLLAWPFPLQTLAGLRDELQAWAPEGRIEGLYLRGEGRHVTEFSARVTELGLQAGQQRPGVQGVTGWVTGTPDGGHAWLDSSALRLTLPHLYDAPLELALTGPLHWWRDQSGTLQLDSGRLALANDDARAQALFSVLLPPQGLPQLRLRGEVFDGRAARAAHYIPMVQTSPAARRWLQEAFVDGQVERGRFLYEGPIRVDPARPQDRTFQMVFALAGLELQFLPDWPRARDINGSLVIDNFDFRARDLSAEILDTQIRAAQVDLIDLVPEHAPLLVVQGDVDGPGSDLQTLFWASPLAAVLPEALSQWQFGGGRIQGRLLLQQPLSDHSAGRQEVLVQGRVEGLRLVSEQWRLTLDDLHGDGEFSLQRGLQFPSISGRLLGSPVQGRVLTRREDLLVEARGPMPVATVQRWLQQPWLAPLSGQLNYRGQLQLPRHGGSAPRFQLDTDLNGVSSLYPAPLGKPAAHKLPLSLVVRGAEQGTRISAVLEGLGAAHLALDQDGGLQRGAVRFAAPGVSLPEQGWVIDGQVRDLDLPGWVALLAADDNPFAGGGGGLTSLRLALDADDVQLAAQRLGATRLVAQNRGGGWLMGLNSARLAGELYLPPDYRQRGDTPLVADIERLVWPFSDVVSSDPARWESLTPDTVPVADLSVRNLVVHGTAYGDWQGQLRPRDHGTVLQGLHGQWGATVVTGDVQWWQQEGLQYSALNGHLASKDLGALLRSAGVDHFADSRNASAHLDLRWQGGLLDFDPRALQGTMDVTVEQASLYASDRHASALKVLGLLNIGNTLTRRLRLDFSDLADDGLLADRVRGTFQFDGPRIDTDNLRIRSAAAEFEIAGRLDVVAQTLDYQIDVTLPLSSNLYAGCLAGPAACAGIFVVERLWGDRLEKMTSMKYHVAGPWDSPRVNEKPSDYAPTEEH; the protein is encoded by the coding sequence GTGTCCCGCTGTCTCGGCCTACTGACGCTGGTCGGGGTATTGGCGCTGGTGCTCTATGTGCTGCTGGCGCGTCAGCTGATGGTGATGCTGCCGGACTTTAAGGATGTGCTGGAGCAACAGCTCAGCAACCAGTTGCGCACGCCGGTGCGTATTGCCGCCCTGTCCGGGCACATGGACGGCATCACGCCGGTATTTGATCTACAAGGGTTGGCGGTGCAAAGCGCCACCGGCAGCGGTCCGCCGCTGGCGGTGCAGCGTCTGAGCCTGGCGGTGGATGTGCCGCGCTCGTTGTGGGCACGCTCGTTGGCCCTGCGCCAGCTGTGGATCAGCGGCTTGGCGCTGCACTTGGAGCGCGATCCGGAAGGCCATGTGCGGTTGTACGGCGTGGAGGCGCTGGATGGCGGCAGCGGCAACCTCGATACCCTGCTCGACGTGCTTTATCGCCAGCAGCGGGTGGTGCTCGACGATGTGCAGGCACGCCTCGACTGGCCTGGGTTGCCGCCGCTGCGTGCCGATGACCTGTCACTGGCGCTGGTGAAGCACGGCAATCAGCGCCAACTGGCGGTGCGTTTCAGTGCTGTCGACCAACCGTTCAGCGCCGATCTGCGGCTGCGCCTCGACGGCGAGCCGCGTCAGCTGTCGGAGTTGGCCGGTGACGGCTATCTGGAATTATCCGGTGAGCAATTGGAGTACTGGCTGCCGGAGCAGTGGCCGCTGCCGGTGGCGCCGGTGTCCGCAGCCGGCCGAGTCGAGCTGTGGGGGCAACTGCGCGAGGGCCGTCTGTTGGCTGGCAGTGGCCGCTTTTCCACCCATGGCGTGACATTGACCCACACCGATGCCGACGCCGACTGGACGCTGGAACAGCTGGATGCTGAGTTTGATCTGCGCACTCTGGCGCGTGGCGGCTACCAGCTCACGGTGCAGCATTTGTCGGGTCGCACCCGTGAACAGGGCGAGCTCAGTCTCGGCCCGGTGGCGCTGTGGTGGGACGGCCGCGTCGACCAGCAGTTCGGCTGGCAGCTGCGTACCGGCAGCATCAGTGCCACCGCCGTGCGCGACCAGCTGCTAGCGTGGCCGTTCCCGCTGCAAACCCTGGCTGGACTGCGTGATGAGCTGCAAGCGTGGGCGCCCGAGGGCCGCATTGAAGGGCTGTACTTGCGCGGCGAAGGCCGCCACGTGACCGAGTTCAGTGCGCGCGTCACCGAGCTGGGACTGCAGGCCGGGCAGCAACGGCCGGGGGTGCAGGGTGTTACGGGCTGGGTGACCGGCACCCCGGATGGCGGCCACGCGTGGCTCGACAGCAGTGCGCTGCGGCTGACGCTGCCACACCTATACGACGCGCCATTGGAATTGGCGCTGACAGGACCGCTGCATTGGTGGCGGGATCAGTCCGGCACCCTGCAGCTGGACAGCGGCCGGCTGGCGCTGGCCAACGATGATGCACGTGCCCAAGCGCTGTTCAGTGTGCTGCTGCCGCCACAGGGGCTGCCGCAATTACGCCTGCGCGGCGAGGTGTTCGACGGCCGCGCTGCCCGCGCAGCTCACTACATTCCGATGGTTCAGACCAGCCCGGCAGCGCGCCGTTGGTTGCAAGAGGCGTTCGTCGACGGACAGGTTGAGCGCGGTCGCTTCCTTTACGAGGGCCCGATCCGTGTTGACCCGGCACGACCGCAGGACCGCACCTTCCAGATGGTGTTCGCACTGGCCGGGCTGGAACTGCAGTTCTTGCCGGACTGGCCCCGTGCGCGCGACATCAACGGTTCCTTGGTGATCGACAACTTTGATTTCCGTGCCCGTGATCTGAGCGCCGAGATCCTCGACACCCAGATACGTGCGGCGCAGGTGGACTTGATTGACCTGGTGCCGGAGCACGCGCCGCTGCTGGTGGTGCAGGGCGATGTGGATGGTCCCGGCAGTGATTTGCAAACGCTGTTCTGGGCGTCACCGCTGGCGGCGGTATTGCCGGAAGCACTGTCGCAATGGCAATTCGGTGGCGGCCGTATTCAGGGCCGGTTGTTGTTGCAGCAGCCACTCAGTGACCACAGCGCTGGGCGCCAAGAAGTGTTGGTGCAAGGGCGGGTGGAAGGCTTGCGATTGGTCTCGGAACAGTGGCGCTTGACGCTGGATGATCTGCACGGCGACGGCGAGTTCAGTCTCCAACGCGGGCTGCAATTCCCGTCCATCTCCGGGCGCCTGCTGGGCTCGCCGGTCCAGGGGCGGGTGCTGACCCGGCGCGAGGACCTGCTGGTGGAAGCGCGCGGGCCGATGCCGGTGGCCACGGTGCAGCGCTGGCTGCAACAGCCGTGGCTGGCGCCGTTGTCTGGCCAGCTTAATTACCGTGGTCAATTACAGCTGCCACGTCATGGCGGCAGCGCGCCGCGATTCCAGCTCGATACGGACCTCAATGGTGTCAGCTCGCTCTATCCCGCGCCGCTGGGCAAGCCGGCGGCGCACAAGCTACCACTGTCGCTGGTGGTGCGTGGCGCCGAGCAAGGCACCCGCATCAGCGCGGTGCTGGAAGGACTGGGCGCTGCCCATTTGGCATTGGATCAAGACGGCGGCCTGCAACGGGGCGCGGTGCGGTTTGCTGCGCCCGGCGTCAGCCTGCCGGAGCAAGGCTGGGTGATTGACGGTCAGGTGCGCGATCTGGACCTGCCCGGTTGGGTGGCGCTGCTGGCGGCGGACGACAACCCATTCGCCGGTGGCGGTGGTGGGCTGACCTCACTGCGGCTGGCGCTGGATGCAGATGATGTGCAGTTGGCTGCGCAGCGCCTCGGCGCCACCCGGTTGGTGGCACAGAATCGTGGCGGCGGCTGGCTGATGGGGCTGAACAGTGCGCGGCTCGCCGGGGAACTGTACCTGCCGCCGGATTACCGCCAGCGTGGCGACACGCCATTGGTGGCTGATATTGAGCGCTTGGTTTGGCCGTTCTCGGACGTGGTCAGCAGCGATCCGGCGCGTTGGGAGTCGCTGACCCCGGATACGGTGCCGGTGGCCGATCTGAGCGTGCGCAATCTGGTGGTGCACGGCACTGCCTACGGTGATTGGCAGGGCCAACTGCGCCCGCGCGATCACGGCACCGTGTTGCAGGGTCTGCACGGTCAGTGGGGCGCCACCGTGGTGACCGGCGATGTGCAGTGGTGGCAGCAAGAGGGGCTGCAGTACAGTGCCCTCAATGGCCATTTGGCCAGCAAAGACCTGGGCGCATTGCTGCGCAGTGCCGGTGTCGATCATTTTGCTGACAGTCGCAATGCCTCCGCCCACCTTGACCTACGTTGGCAAGGCGGTTTGCTTGATTTTGACCCGCGCGCCTTGCAAGGCACCATGGACGTCACCGTGGAGCAGGCCTCACTCTATGCATCGGACCGCCACGCCTCGGCGTTGAAAGTGCTGGGACTGCTGAATATCGGCAATACCCTGACCCGGCGGCTGCGGTTGGATTTTTCTGACCTGGCCGACGATGGCTTGCTGGCGGACCGGGTGCGCGGCACCTTCCAGTTTGATGGCCCGCGCATCGACACCGACAACCTGCGCATCCGCTCGGCCGCTGCCGAGTTTGAGATTGCCGGCCGGCTCGATGTGGTAGCGCAGACGCTGGATTATCAGATTGACGTCACGCTGCCGCTGTCGAGCAATCTCTACGCCGGTTGTCTGGCGGGGCCGGCGGCCTGTGCCGGCATCTTTGTGGTGGAGCGCCTGTGGGGCGATCGCCTGGAGAAAATGACCAGCATGAAGTACCACGTGGCCGGCCCCTGGGACAGCCCGCGGGTGAATGAAAAGCCCAGTGACTACGCACCGACGGAGGAACATTGA
- the mreD gene encoding rod shape-determining protein MreD, which translates to MMRPARHSGSIAIALTFLLAAVLELLPLPDWLALGRPEWMTLVLLYWVVALPHRVGVFVGFGVGLFQDVLLGTVLGQHAVALALVAYMVLALHKRLRVFPPLQQSVVIFLLVGLGSLISYMIQNAVGRVLLPPVWVLLPALISALIWRPVFALLRWVRHRFQVR; encoded by the coding sequence ATGATGCGACCGGCCCGGCATTCCGGCTCCATTGCCATCGCCCTGACGTTCCTGCTGGCCGCGGTGCTGGAATTACTGCCGCTGCCGGACTGGCTGGCGCTCGGCCGTCCGGAATGGATGACGCTGGTGCTGCTGTATTGGGTGGTGGCGCTGCCGCACCGAGTCGGCGTGTTTGTCGGCTTCGGCGTCGGCCTATTTCAGGACGTGCTGCTCGGCACCGTGCTCGGCCAGCACGCGGTGGCGCTGGCGCTGGTGGCGTACATGGTGCTGGCGCTGCATAAACGCCTGCGGGTGTTCCCGCCGCTGCAACAGTCGGTGGTGATTTTCCTGCTGGTCGGCCTTGGCAGTTTGATCAGCTACATGATTCAGAACGCTGTCGGCCGGGTACTGCTACCGCCGGTGTGGGTGCTCTTGCCGGCGCTGATCTCGGCGTTGATCTGGCGGCCGGTGTTCGCCCTGCTGCGCTGGGTGCGCCACCGTTTCCAGGTGCGCTGA
- a CDS encoding Maf family protein, whose protein sequence is MTRLYLASASPRRADLLQQVGVPFQRLDYPGIDEQVRPGEPPQDYVLRMAEEKARAGWDALPAARAAALVLGADTTVVSATGAILGKPADVSEASAMLRQLSGTRHRVLSAVSLCSGSAQHSCVATTWVQFRALDEALIARYVATGEPFDKAGSYGVQGFGALLVERLDGNFSTVVGLPLLETCALLEAAGVPAWQSPEAL, encoded by the coding sequence ATGACACGCCTCTATCTGGCTTCTGCCTCGCCCCGCCGGGCCGACCTGCTGCAGCAGGTGGGCGTGCCGTTCCAGCGTTTGGACTACCCCGGCATTGATGAGCAGGTGCGTCCCGGCGAGCCGCCGCAGGACTACGTGCTGCGCATGGCCGAAGAAAAAGCCCGTGCCGGTTGGGATGCGCTGCCGGCGGCGCGCGCCGCAGCGTTGGTGCTGGGCGCCGACACCACGGTCGTAAGTGCGACCGGCGCCATCCTTGGCAAGCCGGCCGATGTCAGCGAGGCCAGCGCTATGCTGCGCCAGCTGTCCGGCACCCGCCACCGGGTGTTGTCGGCGGTGTCGCTCTGCAGTGGCAGTGCGCAACACAGCTGCGTGGCCACCACCTGGGTGCAGTTTCGCGCGCTGGATGAGGCGCTGATCGCGCGTTATGTGGCCACCGGCGAGCCGTTCGACAAGGCTGGCAGCTACGGCGTGCAAGGCTTTGGCGCGCTGCTGGTGGAGCGGCTGGATGGCAACTTCAGCACCGTGGTCGGCTTACCACTGCTGGAAACCTGCGCCTTACTGGAAGCCGCCGGCGTGCCGGCCTGGCAGTCGCCGGAGGCGCTGTGA
- the gatA gene encoding Asp-tRNA(Asn)/Glu-tRNA(Gln) amidotransferase subunit GatA, with product MTLHLQTLSELRRQLDAGTISARELTAHFLDRIERFDGELNSFITVTAEQALAEADAADAALAAGNAGPLTGLPLAHKDLFCTDGVRTSCASRMLDNFAAPYDAEVVARLRRAGMVCLGKTNMDEFAMGSSNETSFYGPVKNPWDLSRVPGGSSGGSAAAVAAGLAPVATASDTGGSIRQPAALTGLTGFKPSYGRVSRWGMVAFASSLDQAGILARSAEDCALLLGAMAGHDDRDATSVARPVDDYRAALSTPLAGLRVGVPEEFFPAQLDAGIAEVTRAALAQLEQLGATLVPVRLPSIDLSVAAYYVIAPAEASSNLARFDGVRYGYRCDNPRDIEDLFKRSRSEAFGDEVKRRILVGTYALSHGYYDAYYLQAQRVRRQIANEFNAALAEVDVLVGPTTPDVAFPLGARTDDPVTLYMADMFTIGANLAGLPALSMPAGLHQGLPVGVQVIGRPFEEGRILNLAHQFQQATEWHQLRPGFGGEA from the coding sequence GTGACCCTACATCTCCAGACTCTTTCCGAGCTGCGCCGGCAGTTGGACGCCGGCACCATCAGCGCCCGCGAACTGACCGCGCATTTCCTTGACCGCATCGAGCGTTTTGACGGCGAGCTGAACAGCTTTATCACCGTCACCGCCGAGCAAGCGCTGGCCGAAGCCGACGCCGCTGATGCCGCCCTTGCTGCCGGTAACGCTGGCCCGCTGACCGGCCTGCCGCTGGCACACAAGGACCTGTTCTGCACCGACGGCGTGCGCACCAGCTGCGCCTCACGCATGCTCGACAACTTTGCCGCTCCCTACGATGCCGAAGTGGTGGCGCGCCTGCGCCGCGCCGGCATGGTCTGCCTGGGCAAAACCAACATGGACGAGTTCGCCATGGGCTCCTCCAACGAAACCAGCTTCTACGGCCCGGTGAAGAATCCCTGGGACCTGAGCCGGGTACCGGGCGGCTCCTCCGGCGGTTCCGCCGCGGCCGTGGCCGCGGGCTTGGCACCGGTGGCCACCGCCTCCGACACCGGCGGTTCGATCCGCCAGCCGGCGGCGCTGACCGGTCTGACCGGCTTTAAGCCCAGCTACGGCCGGGTCTCGCGCTGGGGCATGGTGGCATTTGCGTCCAGCCTCGATCAGGCCGGCATTCTCGCTCGCAGTGCCGAAGACTGCGCACTGCTGCTCGGCGCCATGGCCGGCCATGATGACCGTGATGCCACCTCGGTGGCGCGGCCGGTGGATGACTACCGCGCTGCACTGAGCACCCCGCTGGCGGGTCTGCGCGTGGGCGTCCCAGAGGAGTTCTTCCCGGCCCAGCTCGATGCCGGCATTGCCGAGGTCACCCGCGCGGCACTGGCGCAGCTGGAACAGCTTGGCGCCACGTTGGTACCGGTACGGCTGCCCAGCATCGACCTGTCGGTGGCGGCCTACTATGTGATCGCGCCGGCGGAAGCGTCCTCCAACCTGGCCCGCTTTGACGGCGTGCGCTACGGCTACCGCTGCGACAACCCGCGCGACATCGAAGACCTGTTCAAACGCAGCCGCTCAGAAGCCTTCGGGGATGAGGTGAAACGCCGCATCCTGGTCGGCACCTATGCGCTCTCCCATGGCTACTACGACGCCTATTACCTGCAGGCCCAGCGCGTACGGCGCCAAATCGCCAACGAGTTCAACGCGGCGCTGGCCGAGGTCGATGTGCTGGTCGGCCCCACCACCCCGGACGTGGCGTTCCCGCTCGGCGCGCGCACTGACGACCCGGTGACGCTGTACATGGCGGACATGTTCACCATCGGCGCCAACCTGGCCGGGCTGCCGGCACTGTCGATGCCGGCTGGTCTGCATCAGGGCCTGCCAGTGGGAGTACAAGTAATCGGCCGGCCGTTCGAAGAAGGCCGCATTCTCAACCTGGCGCACCAGTTCCAGCAGGCCACCGAGTGGCATCAACTGCGCCCTGGCTTCGGAGGTGAAGCATGA
- the gatB gene encoding Asp-tRNA(Asn)/Glu-tRNA(Gln) amidotransferase subunit GatB — translation MSWEAVIGLEVHVQLSTRTKIFSGSATEFGAEPNRHASLIDLAMPGTLPVANLEAIRKAALFGLAINAEVARRSVFERKNYFYPDLPKGYQTTQLAAPIVGPGVIDVQLEDGSRKAIRIHHAHLEEDAGKSVHEGFHGQSGIDLNRAGTPLIEVVTEPDMRNAEEAVAFARKLHAIVTAIGICDGHMAQGSMRFDVNVSVRKRGSEVLGTRTETKNLNSFKFMEAAINQEIARQIDVLEDGGTIVQETRLYNGDTHSARSMRTKEDANDYRYFPCPDLPPVVLSEADLDALRASLPELPDAREARFVADYGLSAYDAGILAGDRLVADYFEAVATDSGDAKLAANWVIGDIAALLNARELTIDACPVSAAQLAQMIQRLKDGTISSKIAKQVFEAMADGEGSADDIITARGLKQVSDSGALAAVVAEILAANPEQVANYRAADDGKRKKMFGFFVGQAMKQTQGKANPQQLNALIQEQLDS, via the coding sequence ATGAGCTGGGAAGCCGTGATCGGGTTGGAAGTGCACGTGCAGCTGTCCACCCGCACCAAGATTTTCTCAGGCTCCGCCACCGAATTTGGTGCCGAGCCCAACCGCCACGCTAGCCTGATCGACTTGGCCATGCCCGGCACGTTGCCGGTGGCGAACCTGGAAGCGATCCGCAAGGCGGCGCTGTTTGGCCTTGCCATCAATGCTGAGGTGGCGCGCCGCTCGGTGTTCGAGCGCAAAAACTACTTCTACCCGGACCTGCCCAAGGGCTACCAGACCACCCAGCTGGCAGCCCCGATCGTCGGTCCCGGCGTGATCGACGTGCAGCTGGAAGACGGTAGCCGCAAAGCCATCCGCATTCACCACGCGCACTTGGAAGAAGACGCCGGCAAGTCGGTGCATGAAGGCTTCCATGGGCAGTCTGGCATCGACCTCAACCGCGCCGGCACCCCGCTGATCGAAGTGGTCACCGAGCCCGATATGCGCAACGCCGAGGAAGCGGTGGCGTTCGCGCGCAAGCTGCATGCCATCGTCACTGCCATCGGTATCTGTGACGGCCACATGGCGCAGGGTTCGATGCGCTTTGACGTCAACGTGTCGGTGCGCAAGCGCGGCAGCGAGGTGCTCGGCACCCGCACTGAAACCAAGAACCTGAACTCGTTCAAGTTCATGGAAGCAGCCATCAACCAAGAAATCGCGCGCCAGATCGACGTGCTCGAAGACGGCGGCACCATTGTTCAGGAAACCCGCCTCTACAACGGCGACACTCACAGCGCGCGCAGCATGCGCACCAAGGAAGACGCTAACGATTACCGCTACTTCCCGTGCCCGGACCTGCCGCCGGTGGTGCTCAGCGAGGCTGATCTGGACGCCCTGCGTGCCAGCCTGCCGGAACTGCCGGACGCCCGGGAGGCGCGTTTCGTCGCCGATTACGGTCTGTCTGCCTACGACGCCGGTATCCTGGCCGGCGACCGCCTGGTGGCGGACTACTTCGAAGCGGTAGCCACCGACAGCGGTGATGCCAAGCTGGCGGCCAACTGGGTGATCGGCGACATCGCCGCCTTGCTCAACGCCCGCGAGCTGACCATCGACGCTTGCCCGGTCAGCGCCGCCCAGCTGGCGCAGATGATCCAGCGCCTGAAGGACGGCACCATTTCCTCAAAAATCGCCAAACAGGTATTTGAGGCCATGGCCGACGGTGAAGGCAGCGCCGATGACATCATCACGGCACGCGGCCTCAAGCAGGTGTCGGACAGCGGCGCACTGGCGGCAGTGGTGGCGGAAATCCTCGCGGCCAATCCGGAGCAAGTGGCCAACTACCGCGCCGCCGATGACGGCAAACGCAAGAAAATGTTCGGGTTCTTTGTCGGCCAAGCAATGAAACAAACGCAGGGCAAAGCCAACCCGCAACAACTGAACGCTCTGATACAAGAGCAACTGGACAGCTGA
- the gatC gene encoding Asp-tRNA(Asn)/Glu-tRNA(Gln) amidotransferase subunit GatC: MSLDPQALARVAHLARLDLSADDHNGLTERLNTILAMVDRLQDADVSHLEPMAHPLDAVQTLRADEVTEPDVRAQVAPLAPAMDDGLYLVPRVIE, translated from the coding sequence ATGTCGCTTGACCCCCAGGCCCTGGCCCGGGTCGCCCATTTGGCGCGACTCGACCTGAGCGCTGATGACCATAACGGGCTCACCGAGCGCCTCAACACCATCCTTGCCATGGTCGACCGGTTGCAGGACGCCGATGTGTCCCATCTGGAACCCATGGCGCACCCGCTGGACGCGGTGCAAACCCTGCGCGCCGACGAGGTTACCGAGCCGGACGTGCGCGCACAGGTGGCCCCGCTGGCCCCGGCCATGGACGACGGTTTGTACCTGGTTCCGCGGGTAATCGAATGA
- the mreC gene encoding rod shape-determining protein MreC, translating to MKLFSATPNPGYRLLVTLVLGVALLLMDHHSDRVAPVRHALAVATAPVHFIAHVPGSFGHFFSRLFQSRSDLEADNARLTRNVLVLQQRVQRLAVLEAENARLRELLNSSAELPSEVLAAEIIGVEPDPSRQEVVINKGSQDGVYVGQAVLEAHGLLGQVVQVGPFTSRVLLITDASHALSVQVNRNGIRAILAGAGSSRRLRLMYVPDTADIQEGDLLVSTGLDQRFPRGYPVAKVERVDHDRSAAFARVDAQPLAAIDRISHVLLVKQPPAVPEVEMPAPSLPREEPLP from the coding sequence TTGAAGCTGTTTTCCGCCACCCCCAATCCCGGTTACCGCCTACTGGTGACACTGGTGCTCGGCGTGGCCCTGTTGCTGATGGATCACCACAGCGATCGGGTGGCGCCGGTGCGCCATGCGTTGGCGGTGGCCACCGCACCGGTGCATTTCATCGCCCATGTGCCGGGTTCGTTCGGCCATTTCTTCTCCCGCCTGTTCCAGAGCCGTTCCGATCTTGAAGCCGATAACGCGCGCCTGACCCGCAACGTTTTGGTATTGCAGCAACGGGTGCAGCGGCTGGCGGTGTTGGAGGCGGAGAACGCACGCCTGCGTGAATTGCTCAATTCCTCTGCCGAACTGCCGTCGGAAGTGCTGGCGGCCGAAATTATCGGCGTGGAGCCGGACCCCAGCCGTCAGGAAGTGGTGATCAACAAGGGCAGCCAAGATGGCGTCTATGTCGGCCAAGCGGTGCTCGAAGCCCATGGTCTGCTTGGCCAAGTGGTGCAGGTGGGGCCGTTCACCTCGCGGGTGCTGCTGATTACCGATGCCAGCCATGCGCTGTCGGTGCAGGTGAACCGCAACGGCATTCGCGCGATTCTGGCCGGCGCTGGCAGCAGCCGTCGGCTGCGGCTGATGTATGTACCGGATACCGCCGATATTCAGGAAGGCGATCTGCTGGTGTCCACCGGCCTCGACCAGCGTTTCCCGCGCGGCTACCCGGTGGCCAAAGTGGAGCGCGTTGACCACGATCGCTCGGCCGCCTTTGCGCGGGTCGATGCGCAGCCGCTGGCGGCCATCGACCGTATCAGCCATGTGCTGCTGGTGAAGCAGCCGCCGGCGGTGCCGGAAGTGGAAATGCCTGCCCCCAGTCTGCCGCGTGAGGAGCCCCTGCCATGA
- a CDS encoding rod shape-determining protein, with amino-acid sequence MIKRVRGMFSTDLSIDLGTANTLIYVRGRGIVLDEPSVVAIRHHGAQKSVAAVGSDAKRMLGRTPGNITAIRPMKDGVIADFEVTEKMLQYFIKKVHDGGLFPPAPRVLVCVPCKSTQVERRAIQDSAYGAGAREVYLIEEPMAAAIGAGLPVDEASGSMVVDIGGGTTEIAIISLNGIVYAESVRVGGDRFDEAIVSFVRKEYGSLIGESTAERIKHEIGTAYLGTEVLEIDVRGRNLAEGVPRSFTLNSEEIYEALKDPLNAIVNAVKNALEASPPELASDIAERGLVVTGGGALLRNIDRLLSEETGLPVIVADEPLTCVARGGGKALELIDTRGLDTLALS; translated from the coding sequence TTGATCAAGCGTGTCCGGGGGATGTTTTCCACCGATCTTTCCATTGACCTCGGAACTGCAAACACTCTGATTTACGTCCGCGGCCGCGGCATTGTCCTGGATGAGCCGTCAGTGGTCGCCATCCGCCATCATGGCGCGCAGAAAAGCGTGGCGGCGGTCGGCTCCGATGCCAAGCGCATGCTGGGACGGACGCCGGGCAACATCACCGCTATCCGCCCGATGAAGGACGGCGTCATCGCCGACTTCGAAGTCACCGAAAAAATGCTGCAGTACTTCATCAAAAAAGTGCACGACGGTGGCCTGTTCCCGCCGGCACCGCGGGTGCTGGTGTGCGTGCCGTGCAAGTCCACTCAAGTGGAGCGCCGCGCGATTCAGGATTCCGCCTACGGCGCCGGCGCGCGCGAGGTATATCTGATCGAAGAGCCGATGGCGGCTGCCATCGGTGCCGGACTGCCGGTGGATGAAGCCAGCGGTTCCATGGTGGTAGATATCGGCGGTGGGACCACCGAAATCGCTATCATCTCGCTGAACGGCATTGTCTACGCCGAATCGGTGCGCGTCGGCGGTGACCGCTTTGACGAAGCCATTGTGTCGTTTGTGCGCAAGGAGTACGGCTCGCTGATCGGTGAATCCACCGCTGAGCGCATCAAGCATGAGATCGGCACCGCCTACCTGGGCACCGAAGTGCTGGAAATCGACGTGCGCGGCCGCAACCTCGCAGAAGGGGTGCCGCGCAGCTTCACTCTCAACAGCGAAGAAATCTACGAAGCCCTCAAAGACCCGCTGAACGCCATCGTCAACGCGGTCAAGAACGCCCTCGAAGCCTCGCCGCCGGAGCTGGCCTCCGACATCGCCGAGCGCGGGCTGGTGGTCACTGGCGGTGGCGCGCTGCTACGCAACATCGACCGGCTGCTGTCGGAAGAAACCGGCCTGCCGGTGATCGTTGCCGACGAGCCGCTCACCTGTGTTGCCCGTGGTGGCGGCAAGGCGCTGGAGCTGATCGACACCCGAGGTCTGGATACACTGGCGCTCAGCTGA